Proteins encoded within one genomic window of Chiloscyllium punctatum isolate Juve2018m chromosome 7, sChiPun1.3, whole genome shotgun sequence:
- the tor3a gene encoding torsin-3A isoform X1, whose translation MNFQRLLLLCCWSQVVKGNLFQEQFGTFSEMFHSLPGQFWNSDCENKEMTDISKQNAKTLEAWSFLIQDGYQEILSWYCSVHECCESGDCRLINNITGLDHDLNKKLHGQHLAKEVVVKAVKGFLATKNPEKALALSFHGWSGTGKNFVAKMIADNLYRDGLRSQCVHFYIAPFHFPHVNMVDVYKTQLQQFIQAAVQQCKQSLFIFDEAEKLHPGLIDAIKPYIDHYDHVDGVDFRKSMFIFLSNIGGNSINRVTLGFWRAGQNREDITMEDLEHQIQRETAISKGGFAHSGLVTENLIDFFIPFLPLEYKHVKLCVRDALQSRGIKYDLDILDEVAKGMVYVPKEEKLFSAQGCKSVAQRVNVFLP comes from the exons ATGAATTTCCAAAGGCTCCTGCTCTTGTGCTGCTGGTCGCAAGTCGTGAAAGGAAACCTATTTCAAGAGCAGTTTGGCACattttcagagatgtttcactctCTTCCTGGCCAGTTCTGGAATTCAGACTGTGAGAATAAAGAGATGACCGACATCTCGAAGCAGAATG CAAAGACTTTGGAGGCCTGGTCTTTTTTAATCCAAGATGGTTATCAAGAGATACTGAGCTGGTACTGCAGTGTACACGAGTGCTGTGAATCAGGTGATTGCCGGCTAATTAACAACATCACAG GACTTGACCACGATCTGAACAAAAAGTTACATGGACAGCATCTGGCCAAGGAAGTTGTGGTAAAGGCAGTGAAAGGTTTCTTAGCAACCAAAAACCCAGAGAAAGCACTGGCACTTTCCTTCCATGGTTGGTCTGGTACTGGCAAGAACTTTGTGGCCAAAATGATAGCTGACAATCTGTACCGGGATGGACTGAGAAGCCAATGTGTGCATTTCTACATCGCTCCTTTCCACTTTCCACATGTCAACATGGTTGACGTCTACAAG ACTCAACTCCAGCAGTTTATCCAGGCAGCTGTACAACAATGCAAACAATCGTTGTTTATATTTGATGAGGCAGAAAAGTTGCATCCAGGCCTCATTGATGCTATCAAGCCTTACATTGATCATTACGACCATGTGGATGGGGTGGATTTCAGAAAGTCCATGTTTATCTTTTTAAG CAATATAGGGGGAAACTCCATAAATAGGGTGACACTGGGATTTTGGCGTGCTGGACAAAACAGAGAGGATATCACTATGGAAGATTTGGAGCACCAGATCCAAAGAGAAACTGCAATCTCAAAAG GTGGATTTGCACACAGTGGCCTCGTGACTGAGAACTTAATTGACTTTTTCATCCCTTTCTTACCGCTGGAGTACAAGCATGTTAAGTTGTGTGTGCGTGATGCTCTTCAGTCCAGAGGAATCAAGTATGATTTAGACATCCTGGATGAAGTCGCTAAGGGAATGGTATATGTTCCAAAGGAGGAAAAGCTTTTCTCTGCACAGGGCTGCAAATCAGTTGCACAACGGGTCAACGTTTTTCTGCCGTGA
- the tor3a gene encoding torsin-3A isoform X2, which produces MNFQRLLLLCCWSQVVKGNLFQEQFGTFSEMFHSLPGQFWNSDCENKEMTDISKQNAKTLEAWSFLIQDGYQEILSWYCSVHECCESGLDHDLNKKLHGQHLAKEVVVKAVKGFLATKNPEKALALSFHGWSGTGKNFVAKMIADNLYRDGLRSQCVHFYIAPFHFPHVNMVDVYKTQLQQFIQAAVQQCKQSLFIFDEAEKLHPGLIDAIKPYIDHYDHVDGVDFRKSMFIFLSNIGGNSINRVTLGFWRAGQNREDITMEDLEHQIQRETAISKGGFAHSGLVTENLIDFFIPFLPLEYKHVKLCVRDALQSRGIKYDLDILDEVAKGMVYVPKEEKLFSAQGCKSVAQRVNVFLP; this is translated from the exons ATGAATTTCCAAAGGCTCCTGCTCTTGTGCTGCTGGTCGCAAGTCGTGAAAGGAAACCTATTTCAAGAGCAGTTTGGCACattttcagagatgtttcactctCTTCCTGGCCAGTTCTGGAATTCAGACTGTGAGAATAAAGAGATGACCGACATCTCGAAGCAGAATG CAAAGACTTTGGAGGCCTGGTCTTTTTTAATCCAAGATGGTTATCAAGAGATACTGAGCTGGTACTGCAGTGTACACGAGTGCTGTGAATCAG GACTTGACCACGATCTGAACAAAAAGTTACATGGACAGCATCTGGCCAAGGAAGTTGTGGTAAAGGCAGTGAAAGGTTTCTTAGCAACCAAAAACCCAGAGAAAGCACTGGCACTTTCCTTCCATGGTTGGTCTGGTACTGGCAAGAACTTTGTGGCCAAAATGATAGCTGACAATCTGTACCGGGATGGACTGAGAAGCCAATGTGTGCATTTCTACATCGCTCCTTTCCACTTTCCACATGTCAACATGGTTGACGTCTACAAG ACTCAACTCCAGCAGTTTATCCAGGCAGCTGTACAACAATGCAAACAATCGTTGTTTATATTTGATGAGGCAGAAAAGTTGCATCCAGGCCTCATTGATGCTATCAAGCCTTACATTGATCATTACGACCATGTGGATGGGGTGGATTTCAGAAAGTCCATGTTTATCTTTTTAAG CAATATAGGGGGAAACTCCATAAATAGGGTGACACTGGGATTTTGGCGTGCTGGACAAAACAGAGAGGATATCACTATGGAAGATTTGGAGCACCAGATCCAAAGAGAAACTGCAATCTCAAAAG GTGGATTTGCACACAGTGGCCTCGTGACTGAGAACTTAATTGACTTTTTCATCCCTTTCTTACCGCTGGAGTACAAGCATGTTAAGTTGTGTGTGCGTGATGCTCTTCAGTCCAGAGGAATCAAGTATGATTTAGACATCCTGGATGAAGTCGCTAAGGGAATGGTATATGTTCCAAAGGAGGAAAAGCTTTTCTCTGCACAGGGCTGCAAATCAGTTGCACAACGGGTCAACGTTTTTCTGCCGTGA